Below is a window of Ammoniphilus sp. CFH 90114 DNA.
TTCTATCTTTTATATCAACGTCTTTTGTTATAAAGGAATTGCTTAAAGATGAAGTGATCGAGCAATGGAAAGATCATAATCTAAAGCTAGTTAATTTGTATAGTCAGATGTTTGATATAAACGATCCACAAAAATTGATTGACCAAATTGCAGAAGAGAACAACTTAGCCTATGCATTATTCATTGATTCAAACTTAACGGCTGTAGCCCATTCGAATCCAGACAGGATTGGAATTACTTTAGATGATGAAGGAAGTAAAGCAGCGGCACAGGGAGGTCAAAAATATGCAGATTTTTTCCACTATAGTGTGACTGACTCTCTTGTGCTCGACATCCTGATTCCTTTATATAAAGAAGATAAACTCATTGGTGCCTTAAACATTGGTCTGCCTGTAGATACAGAAACCGTGGACAGTATACTAAAGGAAAGCTTAAGTAAAATTACCATGTCTTTCATTGTTGTTATGATCCTGTCTATTGTGTTTTTAGTGTTCTTTATCCGGTCTTTGCTCATCAGCCCGATTAAAAGTTTAACGAGCAAGATTAATAAATTGGCCGATTATGATTTATCCGCAGATGTGTCGAACAATCAAGTAGCCTTTACGAAGAGAAAAGACGAGTTGGGTGAGGCATGGAATTCACTCGAAAAAATGAGATGTAACTTCATTGATTTAATTGAAGACATTGCAAGGAGTTCAGAGGAAGTACAGAAATCTTCCCTACTCTTAGCAAGCAGCAGTCACCAAACGGCTGCCGGAGCGGGAGAGATCGAAAAAATTATGCAAGATATAGCGGTTGGAGCTAAAAAGCAAGCAGAGGATACTGAAGTCGGTACATTGCAACTTAGTGAATTAGGGGAATATATCGAGAAAGATCAACAATGTGTAAGAGAACTAAAT
It encodes the following:
- a CDS encoding methyl-accepting chemotaxis protein, which gives rise to MKKVFGQSLSAKIIGLLAIILFLSFISTSFVIKELLKDEVIEQWKDHNLKLVNLYSQMFDINDPQKLIDQIAEENNLAYALFIDSNLTAVAHSNPDRIGITLDDEGSKAAAQGGQKYADFFHYSVTDSLVLDILIPLYKEDKLIGALNIGLPVDTETVDSILKESLSKITMSFIVVMILSIVFLVFFIRSLLISPIKSLTSKINKLADYDLSADVSNNQVAFTKRKDELGEAWNSLEKMRCNFIDLIEDIARSSEEVQKSSLLLASSSHQTAAGAGEIEKIMQDIAVGAKKQAEDTEVGTLQLSELGEYIEKDQQCVRELNLATDHVYQLKEEGSVSLKELMQSSSQSISATHEVNQIILTTNESAEKIELASKMIGNIANQTNLLALNAAIEAARAGEAGKGFAVVADEIRKLAEQSNGFTNEIANIISELTSKTEHAVNTMQEVNQIISLQTHSVETVSNKFIGIAEAIDKMQGVIQNLNASSSQMKDKKEDIIEIFQDLSAISEENAACTEVASTTIEGQVSAIESVADSSDQLARLSEEIKGFIIKFKH